A region of Pyxidicoccus parkwaysis DNA encodes the following proteins:
- a CDS encoding helix-turn-helix domain-containing protein, with protein MREPVDHKLATLLGAAAREARQRLGLTQGDVAERMGMAMEVYSRMERGKMLPRAQTLRRLCDVLQVSADTLLGVGRSNAPVPLAPRKSTQEDPLELRRMTRKLRELEPAQLRAVSRVVNAVVTVMPRSGDASPARPARKRRATA; from the coding sequence ATGCGTGAGCCCGTCGACCACAAGCTCGCAACCCTGCTGGGAGCGGCCGCTCGCGAGGCCCGCCAGCGCCTCGGGCTCACCCAGGGTGACGTGGCCGAGCGCATGGGCATGGCCATGGAGGTCTACAGCCGGATGGAGCGCGGGAAGATGCTGCCCCGCGCGCAGACGCTCCGCCGCCTGTGTGACGTGCTGCAGGTCTCCGCGGACACGCTGCTCGGCGTGGGACGTTCCAATGCGCCGGTGCCGTTGGCGCCGCGCAAGTCCACGCAGGAGGACCCGCTGGAGCTGCGCCGCATGACGCGCAAGCTGCGAGAGCTGGAGCCTGCCCAACTCCGCGCGGTGTCGCGAGTGGTGAACGCCGTCGTCACCGTGATGCCGCGCTCCGGGGATGCGTCTCCCGCGCGGCCTGCGCGCAAGCGCCGCGCGACGGCGTAG
- a CDS encoding Tox-REase-5 domain-containing protein, whose product MWEQLLSEAGLEDRDERPLPGSTLTPMQAARVLEVLLGKEVTLGQFPARVAVGFMLREVLETGEASRAELVRRAERFAHVVVLRPDGCLAWVRGGKTQQRVGPVEWKEGSFRAGLFELGLFYSGKGGVFRQLNARLEDAGEGAFTDVHDDADYVSRTLDGAQESFVELALAVGRFFSTSPADNLAALQHLPAAVVALLASAPEYLERFRYLTRGEQIQAVSKLVTNLITTWGTASATTRTLGSAMAGAEATVPVLSLSAEGALVMERVAVPVGRAAAVLGGGPGAAIILQRASTGVNGSGPSGEPGQWGPAKESMSDRARRYQEQVSGHSADEAYWVGGVGKNGVGVKFDGFKDGVLLEAKGPGYANKFLDNLKAKVWFEKSGAKALVEQARRQLRATEGTGASIRWHIAEQKTADAIGELFRANEIEGIEVVFTPPLS is encoded by the coding sequence GTGTGGGAGCAGTTGCTCTCGGAGGCGGGCCTGGAGGACCGGGACGAGCGTCCCCTCCCGGGCAGCACGCTCACGCCCATGCAGGCGGCGCGCGTGTTGGAGGTGTTGCTGGGGAAGGAGGTGACGTTGGGCCAGTTCCCCGCGCGCGTCGCCGTGGGCTTCATGCTGCGCGAGGTGCTGGAAACGGGCGAGGCCTCACGTGCCGAGTTGGTGCGGAGGGCGGAGCGCTTCGCCCATGTAGTGGTGCTCCGGCCTGACGGCTGCCTCGCGTGGGTACGCGGTGGGAAGACACAACAGCGGGTGGGTCCCGTGGAGTGGAAGGAGGGGTCCTTCCGGGCGGGCCTCTTCGAGCTGGGGCTCTTCTACTCGGGTAAAGGGGGCGTCTTCCGCCAGCTGAACGCGCGACTGGAGGACGCAGGGGAGGGAGCCTTCACCGACGTCCACGACGACGCGGATTATGTGAGCCGCACGCTGGACGGTGCGCAGGAGTCCTTCGTTGAGCTGGCCCTCGCGGTGGGACGGTTCTTCTCGACGTCGCCAGCCGACAACCTCGCGGCGCTTCAGCACCTGCCGGCCGCCGTCGTGGCACTGCTGGCTTCCGCGCCCGAGTATCTGGAGCGCTTCCGGTACCTGACACGTGGCGAGCAGATTCAAGCCGTCTCCAAGCTGGTGACGAACCTCATCACCACGTGGGGAACGGCGTCGGCGACCACGCGCACCTTGGGGAGCGCCATGGCAGGGGCCGAGGCGACGGTGCCGGTGCTGTCCCTGTCGGCCGAGGGCGCACTCGTCATGGAGCGCGTCGCGGTGCCCGTGGGACGCGCGGCGGCGGTGCTGGGCGGAGGGCCAGGGGCGGCCATCATCCTTCAGCGTGCCAGCACAGGGGTAAATGGCTCGGGACCGTCTGGGGAGCCTGGGCAATGGGGGCCGGCGAAGGAGTCGATGTCCGACCGCGCCCGGCGCTACCAGGAACAAGTCTCCGGGCACTCTGCGGACGAGGCGTACTGGGTCGGCGGAGTGGGCAAGAACGGCGTGGGCGTGAAGTTCGATGGCTTCAAGGACGGAGTGCTCTTGGAGGCCAAGGGGCCAGGCTATGCCAACAAATTCCTCGACAACCTCAAGGCCAAAGTCTGGTTCGAGAAGTCAGGAGCGAAGGCCCTTGTTGAGCAGGCTCGGCGACAACTCCGGGCCACTGAGGGCACTGGTGCCTCCATCCGGTGGCACATCGCCGAGCAGAAGACGGCCGACGCTATTGGGGAGTTGTTCAGGGCCAATGAAATTGAGGGTATTGAAGTTGTCTTCACCCCTCCACTTTCGTGA
- a CDS encoding immunity 52 family protein yields MSETYFAGTYWGPRKEPPEECARRMEVFLAGLRDVDPLFVRWFQPGKSRKDALKRLIEPNRKELTRLVLRGKDRAFEDLGFRISGWNGAGDDDEATGFDVHCGGYTNVVRNTCVFTLPGREPNADRVLTAPVLAGLLRVSAIAWEPNWGIATSHAHRGLIDARSIKGAPRVGWVTYLARHLGTVPPLPAPVRIERVEDRGTLITLTPERFTVDNPEHVALAEQVRELLDGAGLLKPAQPQS; encoded by the coding sequence ATGAGTGAGACCTATTTTGCAGGAACCTATTGGGGGCCGAGGAAGGAGCCGCCGGAGGAGTGTGCCCGACGGATGGAGGTATTCTTGGCCGGCCTGCGTGACGTCGATCCGTTGTTCGTTCGCTGGTTTCAGCCGGGCAAGTCGCGGAAGGACGCACTGAAGCGCCTCATCGAGCCCAATCGCAAAGAGCTCACGAGACTTGTTCTCCGCGGCAAGGACCGCGCGTTCGAAGACCTGGGTTTTCGCATCAGCGGCTGGAACGGTGCGGGCGACGATGACGAGGCAACCGGTTTCGACGTTCATTGCGGTGGCTACACCAACGTTGTGCGCAATACATGCGTGTTCACTCTGCCTGGTCGGGAACCGAATGCAGACCGTGTGTTGACCGCTCCCGTGCTCGCTGGGCTGTTGCGCGTCTCTGCCATTGCGTGGGAGCCAAACTGGGGCATAGCAACATCGCATGCTCATCGCGGCCTGATCGATGCGCGTAGCATCAAGGGTGCCCCTCGCGTCGGCTGGGTGACGTACCTTGCTCGGCATCTGGGCACAGTGCCGCCGCTTCCTGCTCCGGTGCGCATCGAGCGAGTCGAGGACCGGGGGACGCTTATCACGCTGACTCCGGAGCGCTTCACGGTGGATAACCCCGAGCACGTGGCGTTGGCGGAGCAGGTGCGAGAGCTACTCGATGGGGCGGGGTTGCTGAAGCCAGCCCAGCCCCAGTCGTAG
- a CDS encoding NUDIX hydrolase: MSEGHSWEGNWKVRLYERARERGYDSLTGFAEAHPTLPLVELAQELGGDAVNAVQVFSGLVAEAERNNKLTRLARGQLVRELSESFPKGWPATLDDESRFEVAMTLGSWTAFTPETHKERVKRAGDALLANPPPAGWRPLGPDDELLRTLLPDEEA; this comes from the coding sequence ATGAGTGAGGGACATTCCTGGGAGGGCAACTGGAAGGTCCGCTTGTATGAACGGGCCCGCGAGCGCGGTTACGATTCGCTCACCGGATTTGCCGAGGCTCATCCAACCCTCCCGCTCGTTGAGCTGGCCCAGGAGCTGGGTGGAGACGCGGTCAACGCGGTGCAGGTGTTCAGCGGCCTGGTTGCCGAAGCTGAGCGCAACAACAAGCTCACACGCCTGGCGCGTGGACAACTTGTGCGCGAATTGTCCGAGAGTTTTCCCAAGGGCTGGCCTGCCACGCTGGACGACGAAAGCCGTTTCGAGGTCGCGATGACGCTCGGTTCGTGGACCGCGTTCACACCAGAAACCCACAAGGAAAGGGTCAAGCGGGCCGGTGACGCGCTCCTCGCCAATCCGCCACCCGCTGGCTGGCGCCCACTGGGGCCAGACGACGAGCTGCTCCGCACCCTCCTGCCCGACGAAGAAGCCTGA
- a CDS encoding DUF4215 domain-containing protein: MTHPTSPVRLASVLLTSLLLSLTACGDDDSPGPDAGSTPDASTRDAGTDAGTPPDAGLDAGADTGIDAGVDAGTDAGVDAGTDTGTDAGTGTVTDAGTDAGTDTGMDAGTDAGTSTDAGTRTDAGTTARCGDGVGQPPETCDDGNVTPGDGCNASCEEEPGWNCPQSGGRCHAARCGDSFIAGDEECEDGNAVKGDGCNELCRLEDGYKCPNIGQPCQAITCGDGKVEGTEQCDDGPIKVHDMGDGCSPTCKKEPACTDGVCTSVCGDGVMLPNSTDEECDDGNTRANDGCSPTCKLEDGFACTVVTEAPPELVSIPTVYRDFRGYDLQATSTLPRGHIDFENGNISEKGIVATLLGADGKPVYAKEGASSTTTHGKDAFAQWYRDVDRVNRSVVDSLELTRQPDGSYVFDSGAFFPLDGKGWVATGDEPARNDGHNFSFTSEARYWFEYKGTEVLTFRGDDDVWVFINKKLALDLGGVHGAQEDSIHLSQKASELGLQVGGIYEAVVFQAERHTVASSYRLTLNNFATRRTVCVATCGNRILDRGEECDDGVNDGGYGQCARGCVWGPRCGDGINQSEDGEECDDGNTTSKDGCSATCKVELG; encoded by the coding sequence ATGACACACCCAACTTCGCCAGTGCGACTCGCGAGTGTTCTGCTCACATCCCTCCTCCTCTCCCTGACGGCGTGCGGGGACGATGACTCCCCAGGGCCGGACGCCGGCTCGACCCCGGATGCATCCACGCGGGATGCCGGCACCGATGCGGGGACTCCGCCTGATGCCGGTCTCGATGCGGGGGCTGACACGGGAATAGACGCAGGTGTCGATGCGGGAACGGACGCAGGTGTTGATGCGGGCACGGACACAGGCACCGATGCCGGCACGGGTACGGTGACGGATGCAGGCACCGATGCCGGCACGGACACGGGGATGGATGCGGGCACGGACGCGGGCACGAGCACCGACGCGGGCACGAGGACGGATGCAGGCACCACCGCGCGGTGTGGCGATGGCGTGGGGCAGCCCCCGGAGACGTGCGACGACGGCAACGTCACCCCGGGCGACGGCTGCAATGCCAGTTGCGAGGAGGAGCCGGGCTGGAACTGCCCGCAGTCCGGTGGCCGCTGCCACGCGGCACGGTGCGGTGACTCCTTCATCGCTGGCGACGAGGAGTGCGAGGACGGCAACGCCGTCAAGGGCGACGGCTGCAACGAGCTGTGCCGCTTGGAGGATGGCTACAAGTGCCCCAACATCGGCCAGCCGTGCCAGGCCATCACCTGCGGCGACGGCAAGGTGGAGGGCACGGAGCAGTGCGATGACGGCCCCATCAAGGTCCACGACATGGGCGACGGCTGCTCGCCCACGTGCAAGAAGGAGCCGGCGTGCACCGACGGCGTCTGCACGTCCGTGTGTGGCGACGGCGTGATGCTCCCCAACAGCACGGACGAGGAGTGCGACGACGGCAACACCCGCGCCAACGATGGCTGCTCGCCCACGTGCAAGCTGGAGGACGGCTTCGCCTGCACCGTCGTCACCGAGGCCCCGCCGGAGCTTGTCTCCATCCCCACCGTCTACCGCGACTTCCGTGGCTATGACCTGCAGGCCACCTCCACCCTGCCCAGGGGCCACATCGACTTCGAGAACGGGAACATCTCCGAGAAGGGCATCGTGGCGACGCTCCTGGGCGCGGACGGCAAGCCCGTGTACGCGAAGGAGGGCGCGTCCTCCACCACCACCCACGGCAAGGACGCGTTCGCCCAGTGGTACCGGGACGTGGACAGGGTGAACAGGAGCGTCGTCGACTCCCTGGAGCTGACGCGCCAGCCCGACGGCTCGTACGTGTTCGACAGCGGGGCCTTCTTCCCGCTCGACGGCAAGGGCTGGGTGGCCACGGGTGACGAGCCCGCCCGCAACGACGGCCACAACTTCAGCTTCACCAGCGAGGCCCGCTACTGGTTCGAGTACAAGGGCACCGAGGTGCTCACCTTCCGCGGCGACGACGACGTCTGGGTGTTCATCAACAAGAAGCTGGCGCTGGATTTGGGCGGCGTGCACGGCGCGCAGGAGGACAGCATCCACCTGTCCCAGAAGGCTTCCGAGCTGGGGCTCCAGGTAGGGGGCATCTATGAGGCAGTGGTGTTCCAGGCCGAGCGCCACACCGTCGCGTCCTCGTACCGGCTCACCCTGAACAACTTCGCCACCCGCCGCACCGTCTGCGTCGCGACCTGTGGCAATCGCATCCTGGACCGGGGTGAGGAGTGCGACGACGGCGTGAATGACGGCGGCTACGGCCAGTGCGCCCGTGGCTGCGTGTGGGGCCCGCGCTGCGGCGACGGCATCAACCAGTCCGAGGACGGCGAGGAGTGCGACGACGGCAACACCACCAGCAAGGACGGCTGCAGCGCCACCTGCAAGGTGGAGCTTGGCTGA
- a CDS encoding GAF domain-containing sensor histidine kinase, giving the protein MTPPPLPPDEAQRLQALRGLCVLDTPSEDRFDRIVRTAARLFGVPISLVSLLDEGRQWFKARVGLASLETPRDISFCGHAILGASTFVVPDAVRDARFHDNPLVVGAPFIRFYAGHPVRAPDGSRVGTLCLIDSKPREFSEADRAALADMAAWVDLELDSVTVRLAREAIEEQQRLKNEFVSTVSHELRTPLTSIRGSLGLLAGGVAGPLSEPVAEMVGIAHKNSDRLIRLINDILDLDKMEAGKLDLHLETAELAPLLLHAADAHRGYASEYGVRVEVELEAPGARARVDADRLAQVLANLLSNALKFSPRGEAVTLRLVRRDGALRVSVQDRGPGVPDGFRARIFQKFAQADGSDTRRRGGTGLGLSIARSLVERLGGALDFSSAPGAGTTFWFDLPECPPEAK; this is encoded by the coding sequence ATGACTCCGCCCCCACTCCCCCCGGATGAGGCCCAGCGCCTTCAGGCCCTGCGTGGCCTCTGCGTGTTGGACACGCCGTCCGAGGACCGCTTCGACCGCATCGTCCGCACCGCCGCGCGGCTGTTCGGCGTGCCCATCTCCCTGGTGTCGCTGCTCGACGAGGGCCGCCAGTGGTTCAAGGCCCGCGTGGGCCTGGCCTCGCTCGAGACGCCGCGAGACATCTCTTTCTGCGGCCACGCCATCCTCGGCGCGAGCACCTTCGTGGTGCCCGATGCCGTGCGCGACGCACGCTTCCACGACAACCCGCTCGTCGTCGGTGCGCCCTTCATCCGCTTCTATGCGGGCCACCCGGTGCGCGCCCCGGACGGCAGTCGCGTGGGCACCCTGTGCCTCATCGACTCGAAGCCGCGAGAGTTCTCCGAGGCGGACCGTGCCGCGCTCGCGGACATGGCGGCGTGGGTGGATTTGGAGCTCGACTCCGTCACCGTGCGTCTCGCCCGCGAGGCCATCGAAGAGCAGCAGCGCCTGAAGAACGAGTTCGTCTCCACCGTGAGCCACGAGTTGCGCACGCCGCTCACCTCCATTCGCGGCTCGCTGGGCCTGCTGGCCGGCGGAGTGGCAGGGCCGCTGTCCGAGCCGGTGGCGGAGATGGTGGGCATCGCGCACAAGAACAGCGACCGGCTCATCCGCCTCATCAACGACATCCTCGACCTGGACAAGATGGAGGCCGGCAAGCTGGACCTCCACTTGGAGACGGCCGAACTCGCGCCGCTCCTCCTCCATGCGGCGGACGCGCACCGCGGCTACGCGAGCGAGTACGGCGTGCGTGTGGAGGTGGAGCTGGAAGCGCCCGGAGCCCGCGCGCGGGTGGACGCGGACCGGCTGGCGCAGGTGCTGGCCAACCTCCTCTCCAACGCCCTCAAGTTCTCCCCGCGAGGCGAGGCCGTCACCCTGCGCCTGGTCCGCCGCGACGGCGCGCTGCGGGTGAGTGTGCAGGACCGGGGGCCCGGCGTGCCCGATGGCTTTCGCGCCCGCATCTTCCAGAAGTTCGCGCAGGCGGACGGCTCGGACACGCGGCGGCGCGGGGGCACGGGCCTGGGGCTGAGCATTGCCCGCTCGCTGGTGGAGCGCCTGGGTGGCGCGCTGGATTTCTCCAGTGCTCCGGGAGCAGGAACCACCTTCTGGTTCGACTTGCCTGAATGCCCGCCGGAGGCGAAATGA
- a CDS encoding response regulator yields MTTLRKVMLVDDEDDIRTIGNLSLSRVGGWQTVLASSGAEALEKAAAEKPDLILLDVMMPGMDGPTTFGKLRAQEATAHTPIIFMTAKIQKQEVARYLELGALGVIGKPFDPMTLPAEIRKLVPA; encoded by the coding sequence ATGACCACGCTGCGCAAGGTGATGCTCGTCGACGATGAGGACGACATCCGCACCATCGGCAACCTGAGCCTGAGCCGGGTGGGCGGCTGGCAGACGGTGCTGGCCTCTTCCGGCGCGGAGGCGCTGGAGAAGGCGGCCGCGGAGAAGCCGGACCTCATCCTGTTGGACGTGATGATGCCCGGCATGGACGGGCCCACGACGTTCGGGAAGCTGCGCGCGCAGGAGGCCACCGCGCACACGCCCATCATCTTCATGACGGCGAAAATCCAGAAGCAGGAGGTGGCTCGCTACCTGGAGCTGGGCGCGCTGGGCGTCATTGGCAAGCCGTTCGACCCCATGACGCTGCCGGCGGAGATTCGCAAGCTGGTGCCCGCATGA
- a CDS encoding ATP-binding protein — translation MKKTRLSRRSVVLAAGALLLLCGLFIVGRPWAVSEHDRYRTALRQLRVASAELELDVLRARQGLPEVHGSGASDFAALRARSEALRDFPSFLNDEDRQTLTATLDAYQRALTEAEGLLARSRDADARGERREANAALQALLERTASAQAERLITTYLQLYERAQGRNERSRVVFFLVSLMLCGYVVVVLVRLSRASTELAEFSEGLEQRVEERTAALSTANAELSASEARKAAILDASADGILLLDGEGRLLELNPSAERALRLTSGQGVGKDFLALALPASLPAGERERVAAALEAPPGGSVRLESQCQRVDGTVFPAELTLARVPGDGPSRFTVFVRDIAERKAVERMKNEFISTVSHELRTPLTSIRGSLGLLEGGIMGELPAQALDMVRIARTNTERLIRLINDILDLEKMEAGKLELKLVPLECSEVAEATLSGVQGMADGAGVTLRSEVEGAPRIRGDRDRLIQVLTNLVSNAVKFSPRGSAVVVRVKDEDSGRVRFSVVDQGPGISPEQRSRLFGRFQQLDASDSRSKGGTGLGLAISQAIVEQHGGRIEVESEEGKGSTFTFALDALKPEVQAAPASVPRDESRYNVLVATADTELSTLLRGLLSNEGYRVVRAASLSEAAKALEEGLPDALVVDTQMPDGQALEWVRNLREQPRTRELPVLVLSGRSSEGEGVGMPMWVDWMTKPLEETRLLKALRYAMRQPGQARVLVVDDDAATRRVLCAQLERLGGVQVFEAADGESAVALARETTPDLIVLDVGLPRLDGFEVVDILRQGKGRATPLIVFTGRELSRTDQRQLTLGITRHLTKARSSEDELVSSVRELLNGLLARRESVSAAARKV, via the coding sequence ATGAAGAAGACGCGCCTGTCCAGGCGGTCGGTGGTGCTGGCGGCGGGCGCGCTGCTGCTCTTGTGTGGCCTGTTCATCGTGGGTCGTCCGTGGGCGGTGTCGGAGCACGACCGCTACCGCACCGCCCTGCGGCAGCTCCGCGTGGCCAGCGCCGAGCTGGAGTTGGACGTGCTGCGCGCGCGCCAGGGGCTGCCCGAGGTGCATGGCTCGGGAGCGTCGGACTTCGCCGCGCTGCGGGCCCGCTCGGAGGCGCTGCGCGACTTTCCCTCCTTCCTGAATGACGAGGACCGGCAGACGCTCACCGCGACGCTGGATGCGTACCAGCGCGCGCTCACGGAGGCGGAAGGGCTGCTGGCCCGCTCCCGAGACGCGGACGCGCGAGGCGAGCGGCGCGAGGCGAACGCGGCGCTGCAGGCCCTGCTGGAGCGCACCGCGAGCGCGCAGGCCGAGCGCCTCATCACCACGTATCTCCAGCTCTACGAGCGGGCGCAGGGGCGCAACGAGCGCTCGCGCGTGGTCTTCTTCCTGGTGTCGCTGATGTTGTGCGGGTACGTGGTGGTGGTGCTGGTGCGGCTGTCGCGCGCCTCCACGGAGCTGGCCGAGTTCAGCGAGGGCCTGGAGCAGCGCGTGGAGGAGCGCACCGCCGCGCTGTCCACGGCCAACGCGGAGCTGAGCGCCAGCGAGGCGCGCAAGGCGGCGATTCTGGACGCGTCGGCGGACGGCATCCTCCTGCTCGACGGAGAGGGGCGCCTGCTGGAGCTGAACCCGTCCGCGGAGCGCGCGCTGAGGCTGACCTCCGGGCAGGGCGTGGGGAAGGACTTCCTGGCGCTGGCGCTGCCCGCGTCGCTGCCGGCCGGTGAGCGCGAGCGCGTGGCCGCCGCGCTGGAGGCCCCCCCGGGCGGCTCGGTGCGGCTGGAGTCCCAGTGCCAGCGCGTGGACGGCACCGTGTTCCCCGCGGAGCTGACGCTGGCCCGCGTGCCCGGGGACGGCCCGTCGCGCTTCACCGTCTTCGTGCGTGACATCGCCGAGCGCAAGGCGGTGGAGCGGATGAAGAACGAGTTCATCTCCACCGTGAGCCATGAGCTGCGCACGCCGCTCACCTCCATCCGAGGCTCGCTGGGGCTGCTGGAGGGCGGCATCATGGGCGAGCTGCCCGCGCAGGCGCTCGACATGGTGCGCATCGCCCGCACCAACACCGAGCGGCTCATCCGCCTCATCAACGACATCCTCGATTTGGAGAAGATGGAGGCGGGCAAGCTGGAGCTGAAGCTGGTGCCGCTGGAGTGCTCGGAGGTGGCGGAGGCCACGCTCTCGGGAGTGCAGGGCATGGCGGACGGCGCGGGGGTAACGCTGCGCTCGGAGGTGGAGGGCGCGCCGCGCATCCGAGGCGACCGGGACAGGCTCATCCAGGTGCTCACCAACCTGGTGTCCAACGCGGTGAAGTTCTCGCCGCGAGGCTCGGCGGTGGTGGTGCGGGTGAAGGACGAGGACAGCGGCCGGGTGCGCTTCAGCGTGGTGGACCAGGGGCCGGGGATTTCTCCCGAGCAGCGCAGCCGCCTCTTCGGACGCTTCCAGCAGTTGGACGCCTCGGACAGCCGCTCCAAGGGCGGCACGGGACTGGGGCTCGCGATTTCGCAGGCGATTGTCGAGCAGCACGGCGGCCGCATCGAGGTGGAGAGCGAGGAGGGCAAGGGCTCTACCTTCACCTTCGCGCTGGACGCGCTGAAGCCCGAGGTGCAGGCGGCGCCCGCGTCGGTGCCGCGCGACGAGTCCCGCTACAACGTGCTGGTGGCGACGGCGGACACGGAGCTGTCCACGCTGCTGCGCGGCCTGTTGTCCAACGAGGGCTACCGCGTGGTGCGCGCGGCGAGTCTCTCGGAGGCGGCGAAGGCGCTGGAGGAGGGCCTGCCGGACGCGCTGGTGGTGGACACGCAGATGCCGGACGGGCAGGCGCTGGAGTGGGTGCGCAACCTGCGCGAGCAGCCGCGCACGCGGGAGCTGCCGGTGCTGGTGCTGTCCGGCCGCTCGTCCGAGGGCGAGGGCGTGGGCATGCCCATGTGGGTGGACTGGATGACGAAGCCGCTGGAGGAGACGCGGCTGCTCAAGGCGCTGCGCTACGCCATGCGCCAGCCCGGCCAGGCGCGGGTGCTGGTGGTGGACGACGACGCGGCCACCCGGCGCGTGCTGTGCGCGCAGCTGGAGCGGCTGGGCGGTGTGCAGGTGTTCGAGGCGGCGGACGGAGAGAGCGCGGTGGCACTCGCGCGCGAGACGACGCCGGACCTGATTGTGTTGGACGTGGGGCTGCCCCGGCTGGATGGGTTCGAGGTGGTGGACATCCTCCGCCAGGGCAAGGGGCGCGCCACGCCATTGATTGTCTTTACCGGTCGCGAGCTGTCCCGTACAGACCAGCGGCAGTTGACGCTGGGCATCACCCGGCATCTCACGAAGGCGCGTTCCTCGGAGGATGAGTTGGTGTCCTCGGTGAGGGAGCTCCTCAACGGCCTGTTGGCGCGGCGGGAATCCGTGTCGGCGGCGGCGAGAAAGGTCTGA